GTCTTCTTCGGCCTCGGCGGCTACGCCATGGCCATGCACCTCAAGCTCGCCGACGCCGCCGCCACCGGCGAGACGCTCCCCGACTTCATGCAGCTCTACGGCACCGGCGACGCCCTGCCCTGGTGGTGGAAGCCGTTCGCGAACCCGGGGTTCGCGCTCGCCATGACCGTGCTGCTGCCCATGGCGGTCGCCGCGGTGCTCGGCTTCTTCGTCTTCCAACGCCGGGTCAAGGGCGCCTACTTCGCGATCCTCAGCCAGGCCCTGGCCGCCGCCCTGTCCATCTGGCTGATCGGCCAGCAGGCCACCACCGGCGGCACCAACGGCCTCACCGACATCCAGGGCTTCTTCGGCTACTCGCTGGACGACCCCGTCAACCAGCGGATGGTGTACTTCGTCATCGCCGCCGTCCTGCTCCTGCTGATGGCCGCCGCACGCCAGTTGTTCGTCAGCCGCTACGGCGAACTCCTCATCGCCGTACGGGACTCCGAGGAGCGGGTGCGCTTCCTCGGCTACAACCCGGCCAACGTCAAACTCGTCGCGTACGTCGTCGCGGCCGGCATGGCGGGTCTGGCCGGCGCCCTCTTCGTGCCGGCCGTCGGGATCATCTCGCCGGCGCTGATCGGGATCGTGCCGTCCATCGGCTTCGTCATCGGCGCGGCGGTCGGCGGCCGGGCCTCGCTGGTGGGCGCGGTGCTCGGCGCGATCGCCGTGGCCTGGGCGCAGAGCACGCTCTCCGACGCCTTCCCCGCCGCGTGGACGTACCTCCAGGGGCTGCTGTTCGTCCTGGCGGTCGGCTTCCTGCCCGGCGGCCTCGCCTCCCTCGGGGCCCTGCGAGGACGCCGTACCCGTACCGCCAGCCGTACCGCCACCACTCGCACGACGGGAGAGACAGCATGAGCGGCGAGGGACTGACCGTCCGCGATCTGCGGGTGACGTTCGACGGGTTCACCGCCGTCGACGGCGTCGACCTGGACATCCGCCCCGGCGACCTGCGCTTCCTCATCGGCCCGAACGGCGCGGGCAAGACCACCCTCGTCGACGCGGTCACCGGCCTGGTGAAGGCCACCGGCTCGGTCCGCTTCGGCGACCAGGACCTGCTGGGCCAGCCGGTGCAGAAGATCGCCCGGCTGGGGATCGGCCGGACCTTCCAGACGGCGACGGTCTTCGAGGAGCTGACCGTCCTGCAGAACCTGGACATCGCCGCCGGCGCGGGCCGCGGGGTGTGGACCATGCTGCGGCGCCGCAAGGACGTGCCCGAGCCGGTCGGTAAGGCCCTGGAGACCATCGGCCTGACCGGCCTGCGCGACCGCCCCGCCGGGGCGCTGGCCCACGGGCAGAAGCAGTGGCTGGAGATCGGCATGCTGCTGGTCCAGGACGTCAAGCTGCTCCTCCTCGACGAGCCGGTCGCCGGCATGAGCCACGACGAACGCGAGGCCACCGGCGAGCTGTTGCAGCGGGTGAGCGCGGACCACACGGTCGTCGTCATCGAGCACGACATGGACTTCATGCGCTCCTTCGCCCGCAGCGTCAGCGTCCTGCACGCCGGCAAGGTCCTCAGCGAGGGCTCCGTCGCCGAGGTCCAGGCCGACGCCGAGGTCCAGGAGGTCTACCTCGGCCGCGTCTGCGAACCCGAGCCCACCCCCGCAGCTGTCGCCGAGGAGGCGTGACGTGACGTCCATGCTGGAGATCAACAACGTCCGGGCGGGCTACGACCGCACCACCGTCCTGCACGGGGTGACCGTGACGGTGCCGAAGGACGGCGTCGCGGCCGTCCTGGGCCACAACGGCGCCGGCAAGAGCACCCTGCTGCGCGCGGCCATGGGCCTGATCAGGCCGACCGGCGGGACCGTCCGGCTCGACGGCGAGGACATCACCCGCCTCGCCCCGCACCAGCGCGTCGCGCGCGGGATGGCGTACGTCCCGCAGGGCCAGCAGTCCTTCCCGCACCTCACGACAGCGGAAAACCTCCAGCTCGTCGCCGACGGCCGCCCCGAAGGGCGGGAGGCGATCGCCGAGGCGCTGGACCTGTTCCCCGTCCTGCGCGAGCTGTCCGGGCGGCGCGCCGGTCTGCTCTCCGGCGGGCAGCGCCAGCAGCTCGCCATCGCCCGGGCCCTGGTCACCCGGCCGCGGCTGCTCCTGCTCGACGAACCGACCGAGGGCATCCAGCCCTCCGTCGTCGCCGAGATCGAGGAGACGATCCTGGCCCTCGCCCGGCGCGGCGGACTCTCCGTCCTCCTCGTCGAACAGCACGTCGGCTTCGCCATGCGCGCCGCCCGGCACTACCACGTCCTGGAGGCGGGCCGCGTGACCTCCTCCGGCGAGGGCGGCACGGACGCCGAGCAGACGGTACGGGCGGCACTCAGCGTGTAGTCGGACGTTCGGACGTTCGGACGTTCGGGCAGCCGGGCAGTGGGGTCGGGCGGGAGCCGAC
The Streptomyces sp. NBC_01485 genome window above contains:
- the urtC gene encoding urea ABC transporter permease subunit UrtC → MTTTTPTATPVPLLERLRVPGAFVLGAALLLGVAPFALSDFRLSLLAKYLCYAIVAVGVSLAWGRGGLMVLGQGVFFGLGGYAMAMHLKLADAAATGETLPDFMQLYGTGDALPWWWKPFANPGFALAMTVLLPMAVAAVLGFFVFQRRVKGAYFAILSQALAAALSIWLIGQQATTGGTNGLTDIQGFFGYSLDDPVNQRMVYFVIAAVLLLLMAAARQLFVSRYGELLIAVRDSEERVRFLGYNPANVKLVAYVVAAGMAGLAGALFVPAVGIISPALIGIVPSIGFVIGAAVGGRASLVGAVLGAIAVAWAQSTLSDAFPAAWTYLQGLLFVLAVGFLPGGLASLGALRGRRTRTASRTATTRTTGETA
- the urtD gene encoding urea ABC transporter ATP-binding protein UrtD yields the protein MSGEGLTVRDLRVTFDGFTAVDGVDLDIRPGDLRFLIGPNGAGKTTLVDAVTGLVKATGSVRFGDQDLLGQPVQKIARLGIGRTFQTATVFEELTVLQNLDIAAGAGRGVWTMLRRRKDVPEPVGKALETIGLTGLRDRPAGALAHGQKQWLEIGMLLVQDVKLLLLDEPVAGMSHDEREATGELLQRVSADHTVVVIEHDMDFMRSFARSVSVLHAGKVLSEGSVAEVQADAEVQEVYLGRVCEPEPTPAAVAEEA
- the urtE gene encoding urea ABC transporter ATP-binding subunit UrtE; protein product: MLEINNVRAGYDRTTVLHGVTVTVPKDGVAAVLGHNGAGKSTLLRAAMGLIRPTGGTVRLDGEDITRLAPHQRVARGMAYVPQGQQSFPHLTTAENLQLVADGRPEGREAIAEALDLFPVLRELSGRRAGLLSGGQRQQLAIARALVTRPRLLLLDEPTEGIQPSVVAEIEETILALARRGGLSVLLVEQHVGFAMRAARHYHVLEAGRVTSSGEGGTDAEQTVRAALSV